In Planococcus sp. MB-3u-03, the DNA window TAATAAGTGCCAGAAAATCTTTAGTGAACGTGCTCGATTCTACAGCATCGGTCGGTTCTGCAGACAAAGACCGGCCGTTTGACATATAACTCCCTCCTTTCAAAGTTGTAAGCATATTCCGCTAACCATAACTATATCTAAATTCCAGCTTTTTTTCTACATATTACTGAAATTTCCTGATATAAATGATGATTTCACGCAATTGGTCTTACAAATATTCATCTCTAATCATACAGTAGCCCCCTCGTTATTTTAAGATAGAAAAAACGCTGTTTTTGAACAGTTTGTGAAGGTCTCTATTATTATGTCCAATTCTTGAAAGTTTAAGCGAACACCCATTTCTCGTTGTATTTTAAACGCAGTTTCGCTATCATCAAGTATGCAGGTTATCGTTAACGCTAAAAGTTTTTCTAAAAAAAGTAGGTGGCATTTTGAAAAGCAACATTTATATAAAAATATTCGGGGTTCTTGCATCTGTCGGCATGCTGCTCATCCTCCTCGGCGGGGCTTTGGTAACCAAAACCGACAGCGGCATGGGCTGCGGTCGCAACTGGCCGGACTGCAACGGCAATTTAATTCCACGGGAAATCACCCCTGAAGTGCTGATCGAGTTCTCCCACCGCCTGGTGACGGGCGTGGTTGGAATTTTGATTGTGGTGTTAGCTGTATGGGCTTGGCGCAAGTTCGGCCATGTGCGGGAAACGAAGTTCCTTGCCTTCATGGCGGTCTTCTTCCTCGTGCTGCAAGCATTGATCGGGGCTGCTCAAGTTCTATGGGGCCAAGGCGATTTCATCCTCGCGCTTCACTTCGGGATTTCCCTGCTGTCGTTTGCCGCTGTCCTGCTGTTGACCTTGTTGATCTTTGAAGTGGATCGCAAGTTCGATGCGGACCGCGTGCAAATCGGCCGCACATTGAAATTCCACACGCTCGGCGTTGCGCTGTATTCTTATGTCGTCGTCTACACCGGCGCTCTTGTTCGCCATACGGAATCAAGCCTGATCTGCTCCGATTGGCCGTTGTGCCGAAACGATCAGTTTGCGTTGCCAAGCAATATGTATGAATGGGTCCAAATGGGCCACCGCTTCGCAGCTGCGCTCATCGTTATCTGGATCGGCGTTATCGCGCTGCATGCGTATCGCCATTACCGCGACCAGCGGGTCATCTATTGGGGCTGGCTCATCGCCTTTGCAATCGTGCTTCTCCAAGCCACGTCCGGAATGCTCGTGGTCTTGACGAAGTTGAATCTGGCGGTTGCCTTGCTCCACTCCTTGCTTATCTCGATGCTTTTCGGATTGTTATGTTATATGGTCCTTCTCGTATCCAGAAGCAAGTTCATCAAATCCAAATAAAAAATCCGGTGCAATTTGCACCGGATTTTTTTATTTTATTTTGATTCCATTTCAATGAGCAAGTCGCCCGTTGAAATGCCGTCGCCGGCTGTTACATAAATTTCCTGGATGGTACCGTCAAATGGCGCTTGAACTGTTGTTTCCATCTTCATCGCTTCTGTGACAAGAAGATGATCGCCGCGCTTCACTTTCAGCCCTTTTTCCCCGACTACTTTCAGGACAGTGCCAGGCATTGTCGCTGCAATATGATTTTCTTTTGTCGGATCGGCTTTCGGTTTTGCTGCTGAATCGGTTTCAACCGTCATATCCTGAATGCTGATTTCACGTGGTTGACCGTTCAATTCGAAATAGATGATGCGCGTACCGTCTTTTTGCGGTTCGCCTATGGATACCAGCTTGATCATCAAAGTCTTGCCTTTTTCGATCTCGACTTCGATTTCTTCGCTAAGACGCATGCCATAGAGGAAGGTCAAGGTATCAAGGACCGATACGTCCCCAAAGGTCTGGTTCGTCACGCTATACTCTTCGAATACTTTCGGGTACAGCGCATAGGCCAACACTTCGTGGCTTGTGACTGGGCGCTCCAGGCGTTTGAACAATGTATCACGGATCGCGTCGAAGTCAGCAGGTTCGAGCAGTTCGCCCGGACGCACTGTAATCGGCTCGCGTTCTTTCAAGATCACTTTTTGCAATTCTTTCGGGAAGCCGCCGTGCGGTTGGCCGATATAGCCTTCGAAGAACTCGATGACCGATTCAGGGAAATCGATATTCTCTCCGCGTGTCAGCACTGTTTTTTCATCTAATTCGTTCTGGACCATGAACAAAGCCATGTCGCCTACGACTTTCGATGACGGCGTAACTTTCACGACATCGCCGAACAGCATGTTGACGCGGGAATACATTTCTTTCACTTCTTCCCAGCGCATGCCGAGACCGACCGCTTTTGCCTGCTGCTGCAGGTTGCTGTACTGTCCGCCCGGCATTTCGTGGACATAAATCTCGGAATGCGGGCTGTTCATGCCGCTTTCGAAGTCACTGTAGTACTTGCGGACATCTTCCCAATAATGGGACATGGTCTCAAGAGACTCGATATCCGCTCTGATTTTCCGCTTGCCGCCGCTCATCGCATAATACAGCGAGTTGGCGCTTGGCTGCGATGTAAGCCCTGCCATTGTGCCAAGGGCCGTATCAACGATATCGACACCCGCTTCAATCGCTTTGGAATATAGGTAGATGCCGTTTCCGCTCGTATCATGCGTGTGCAAATGGATCGGCAAGGAAACCGTATCCTTCAGTTCAGAAACGAGGCGGTACGCAGCTTCCGGCTTCAATAGGCCGGCCATGTCTTTGATTGCCAGGATATGGGCGCCTGCTGCTTCGAGCTCTTTCGCCATATCCTTATAGTATTGAACCGTGTATTTATCGCGGCTCGGGTCAAGAATGTCTCCTGTATAGCAAATCGCTGCTTCTGCGACTTTGCCGGAGTTGCGGACTTCATCGATGGCAACTTCCATCCCTTTAATCCAGTTGAGGCTGTCGAAAATACGGAATACGTCGATTCCAGCTTCAGCCGATGTCCGCGCAAACTCGCGGATGACATTATCCGGATAGTTTTTATAGCCGACTGCATTCGCTCCGCGGAACAACATCTGGAACAAGACGTTCGGAATGTCTTCACGCAATTTGATGAGGCGCTGCCATGGGTCTTCCTTCAAGAAACGGTAAGACACATCGAAGGTCGCCCCTCCCCACATTTCCATGGAGAACAAATCACTTTGAAGCCGAGCAGTTTCTTTCGCGACTGCAAACATATCGTGTGAACGCATGCGCGTTGCCAATAGCGATTGATGGGCATCGCGAAGAGTCGTATCCGTGAGCAGCACGTCATCTTGCTCGAGGATCCACTTCGTCAATCCTTCCGGGCCACGCTCATCGAGGATCTGTTTTGTGCCTTGTGGAACTTCCGTGATGATGTCGATTTCCGGTTTGCGTGGTGCTGCATGGATCGGTTTCTTTTTCTTTTCGATTCCCGGGAAGCCATTGACCGTCACATTGCCGATATAGGTGAGCAATTTCGTTCCACGGTCTTGGCGAACAGGGAATTTGAACAATTCCGGAGTACTGTCGATAAAGCTCGTGTCAAAATCTCCATTGATGAAATTTTGATGTTTTACTACATTTTCAAGGAACGGGATATTCGTTTTGATGCCGCGGATACGGAATTCCTGCAAGTTGCGGTCCATCTTCGCTGCCGCTTCTTTGAACGTCGTTGCCCAAGTGGACACTTTAACGAGCAATGAATCGTAATACGGGGAAATGACCGCTCCCTGGAAACCGTTTCCGGCATCCAAGCGTACGCCAAATCCGCCGCCTGAACGGTAGACCATCAGTTTTCCGGCATCCGGCATGAAATCATTCAATGGATCTTCTGTTGTCACACGCGATTGAATCGCGAATCCGAACAAAGGGATATCTTCTTGTTTCGGGATGGCGATCGTTTCACTATGCAGCATGTGCCCGCGGGCGATATGAATCTGCGCATGGACGATATCGATGCCTGTGACCATTTCAGTGATCGTGTGTTCAACTTGGATGCGGGGGTTTACTTCGATAAAGTAAAATTCATCTCCCGCCACCAGGAATTCAACTGTCCCGGCATTTATGTAATCGATGTTTTTCATTAATTTTACGGCAGCATCGCAAATTTCGTTGCGCAATTTTTTGCTGATCGAGTTGGATGGGGCGATTTCCACGACTTTCTGGTGGCGCCGCTGAATGGAGCAGTCACGTTCATACAGATGGACGACATTTCCTTCTGCATCGCCGAGGATCTGCACTTCGATGTGTTTCGGTTTGTCTACGAATTTTTCCACATACATTTCGTCGGAACCGAAGGCAGCTTTCGCTTCGGATTTCGCACGTTCGTAAGATGATGCCAGTTCACTGGCGTCTTTGACGATGCGCATGCCGCGTCCGCCACCGCCTAGTGATGCTTTGATCATCAATGGGAATCCGGCTTGTTCAGCAAATGCCTCTACTTCCGCCAATGATTCGACAGGGCCGTCCGTTCCCGGAATGACAGGGATGCCTGCAGCAATCGCCTGGTCACGGGCTTTGACTTTATCGCCGAACATATCGAGATGGCGGGATGTCGGCCCGATGAATACGATGCCTTCTTCTTCACAGCGCCGCGCAAAATGCACGTTTTCGGATAAGAATCCGTACCCTGGGTGAATGGCATCCACTCCTGAGTCCTTGGCGATGCGAATGATGTCTTCAATGTCCAAATAAGCATCGATCGGCTTTTTGCCTTTGCCGACTAAATACGATTCGTCAGCTTTGTAACGATGAAACGAACCGCTGTCTTCCTGCGAATAAATCGC includes these proteins:
- the pyc gene encoding pyruvate carboxylase, yielding MKEINKILVANRGEIAIRIFRACTELNLRTVAIYSQEDSGSFHRYKADESYLVGKGKKPIDAYLDIEDIIRIAKDSGVDAIHPGYGFLSENVHFARRCEEEGIVFIGPTSRHLDMFGDKVKARDQAIAAGIPVIPGTDGPVESLAEVEAFAEQAGFPLMIKASLGGGGRGMRIVKDASELASSYERAKSEAKAAFGSDEMYVEKFVDKPKHIEVQILGDAEGNVVHLYERDCSIQRRHQKVVEIAPSNSISKKLRNEICDAAVKLMKNIDYINAGTVEFLVAGDEFYFIEVNPRIQVEHTITEMVTGIDIVHAQIHIARGHMLHSETIAIPKQEDIPLFGFAIQSRVTTEDPLNDFMPDAGKLMVYRSGGGFGVRLDAGNGFQGAVISPYYDSLLVKVSTWATTFKEAAAKMDRNLQEFRIRGIKTNIPFLENVVKHQNFINGDFDTSFIDSTPELFKFPVRQDRGTKLLTYIGNVTVNGFPGIEKKKKPIHAAPRKPEIDIITEVPQGTKQILDERGPEGLTKWILEQDDVLLTDTTLRDAHQSLLATRMRSHDMFAVAKETARLQSDLFSMEMWGGATFDVSYRFLKEDPWQRLIKLREDIPNVLFQMLFRGANAVGYKNYPDNVIREFARTSAEAGIDVFRIFDSLNWIKGMEVAIDEVRNSGKVAEAAICYTGDILDPSRDKYTVQYYKDMAKELEAAGAHILAIKDMAGLLKPEAAYRLVSELKDTVSLPIHLHTHDTSGNGIYLYSKAIEAGVDIVDTALGTMAGLTSQPSANSLYYAMSGGKRKIRADIESLETMSHYWEDVRKYYSDFESGMNSPHSEIYVHEMPGGQYSNLQQQAKAVGLGMRWEEVKEMYSRVNMLFGDVVKVTPSSKVVGDMALFMVQNELDEKTVLTRGENIDFPESVIEFFEGYIGQPHGGFPKELQKVILKEREPITVRPGELLEPADFDAIRDTLFKRLERPVTSHEVLAYALYPKVFEEYSVTNQTFGDVSVLDTLTFLYGMRLSEEIEVEIEKGKTLMIKLVSIGEPQKDGTRIIYFELNGQPREISIQDMTVETDSAAKPKADPTKENHIAATMPGTVLKVVGEKGLKVKRGDHLLVTEAMKMETTVQAPFDGTIQEIYVTAGDGISTGDLLIEMESK
- a CDS encoding COX15/CtaA family protein, coding for MKSNIYIKIFGVLASVGMLLILLGGALVTKTDSGMGCGRNWPDCNGNLIPREITPEVLIEFSHRLVTGVVGILIVVLAVWAWRKFGHVRETKFLAFMAVFFLVLQALIGAAQVLWGQGDFILALHFGISLLSFAAVLLLTLLIFEVDRKFDADRVQIGRTLKFHTLGVALYSYVVVYTGALVRHTESSLICSDWPLCRNDQFALPSNMYEWVQMGHRFAAALIVIWIGVIALHAYRHYRDQRVIYWGWLIAFAIVLLQATSGMLVVLTKLNLAVALLHSLLISMLFGLLCYMVLLVSRSKFIKSK